One segment of Acidobacteriota bacterium DNA contains the following:
- a CDS encoding type II and III secretion system protein, which produces MTRLIRPALFVTLLCVSLVTYADQAKTLYEKGSDAEARQNYEQAYDFYKQAYNLKPKDLKYRASYERTKFLSAASHVHRGQVMRDAGKLEEALAEFQRAAEIDPSSFIAQQELRRTQQMLRESQGPQPQASAGASALRRRLDSAQGPVELTPIANVPITLKLTEDTKVIYETIGKLAGINVLFDPDYTGRRVRIELNGVTLEDALEVVSFETKTFWRPVTPNTIFVAQDNPAKRKELEQNVIKTFYLSNLSQPTELQDVVNAMRTILEVSRIQQLPSQGAIVVRGTPDQMALAQKLVDDLDKAKPEVVVEVAVMQVSRDKMHNLGISPPTSATVQLQPNISTNTGTGTGTGTGTSSSSSNGINLNRLANLDATDFQVTIPAATATALLSDSNTKLIQNPQIRALDGQKATLKIGDRVPVATGSFQPGIGGVGVNPLVNTQFQYLDVGVNIDITPRVHAGREVTLKMSLDISAVTSRVNIGGIDQPVIGQRKIEHEIRLKDGEVNLLGGILEDQQTKSLSGIPGLANIPLLKYFFSQTNTEHRENEIVFVLIPHIIRGPEASRSNLDMLDVGTANALELRRSGSKPAAPVASPAPVPAPAPSAPAQQQPMQQAPAPTAQAAPPAQQTPSTETGAAGSFLFDPPLLTQAKGATFTVNVMVSGGQNVYSVPLQLNYDANQLQVVNVSNGGFLSQDGQAVALVHRDDPSTGTLQVTATRPPGAGGVSGQGAVVTLTFMAKAPGQSQLTITRGGARDPAMQAIAMSGAQAAVTVQ; this is translated from the coding sequence ATGACACGCCTCATACGTCCGGCTCTGTTCGTAACGCTTCTGTGCGTCAGCCTCGTCACCTATGCCGACCAGGCCAAGACGCTGTATGAAAAAGGTTCCGACGCGGAAGCCCGCCAGAATTACGAACAGGCTTACGACTTCTACAAGCAAGCCTACAACCTCAAGCCGAAAGACCTGAAATACCGCGCGTCCTATGAGCGTACGAAGTTCCTGTCTGCCGCATCGCACGTGCACCGCGGGCAAGTGATGCGGGACGCAGGCAAGCTTGAGGAAGCTCTGGCCGAGTTTCAAAGGGCAGCTGAGATCGACCCTTCATCTTTCATCGCGCAACAAGAACTTCGCCGAACCCAGCAGATGCTCCGCGAGTCGCAGGGGCCCCAGCCGCAGGCGTCGGCGGGAGCGAGTGCTTTGCGTCGCCGCCTGGATTCCGCCCAGGGGCCAGTAGAACTTACTCCGATAGCGAACGTTCCGATCACTCTAAAACTCACGGAAGATACGAAGGTGATTTACGAGACGATCGGGAAGCTGGCCGGCATCAACGTCCTGTTTGATCCCGATTACACCGGACGCCGTGTGCGCATTGAATTGAATGGTGTCACGCTGGAAGATGCGCTCGAGGTCGTCTCGTTCGAAACCAAGACTTTCTGGCGTCCCGTAACGCCCAACACGATATTTGTAGCGCAAGACAATCCTGCCAAGCGGAAAGAGCTGGAACAAAACGTAATCAAAACTTTTTACTTATCGAATCTTTCCCAGCCCACCGAGTTGCAGGACGTCGTCAATGCGATGCGCACCATCCTCGAGGTGAGCCGTATTCAGCAGTTGCCTTCGCAAGGCGCAATCGTGGTTCGCGGAACTCCCGACCAGATGGCGTTGGCGCAGAAACTCGTTGACGATCTCGACAAGGCGAAACCGGAAGTGGTGGTGGAAGTCGCGGTCATGCAAGTCAGTCGCGACAAGATGCACAATCTCGGCATCAGTCCGCCGACCAGCGCCACGGTGCAGTTGCAACCCAACATCAGTACCAACACGGGCACCGGTACCGGGACCGGTACGGGCACGAGCAGCAGTTCGTCGAATGGGATTAACTTAAACCGGCTGGCTAACCTGGATGCGACTGATTTTCAGGTCACGATTCCAGCGGCCACGGCTACGGCGTTGCTGAGCGACAGCAACACCAAACTCATTCAGAATCCGCAGATTCGAGCATTGGACGGGCAGAAGGCAACGTTGAAGATTGGCGACCGCGTCCCAGTCGCAACTGGTTCGTTCCAGCCGGGCATCGGCGGCGTTGGCGTCAATCCGCTGGTCAATACACAGTTTCAGTACCTCGACGTCGGCGTGAATATCGACATCACTCCGCGCGTGCATGCGGGCCGGGAAGTCACGTTGAAAATGTCGCTTGATATTTCCGCCGTAACGTCGCGAGTGAACATTGGCGGCATCGACCAGCCGGTCATCGGTCAGCGCAAGATCGAACACGAAATTCGGCTCAAGGACGGCGAAGTCAACCTGCTGGGCGGCATCCTGGAAGATCAACAGACAAAGTCGTTGAGCGGGATTCCGGGACTGGCGAACATCCCCCTGCTGAAGTATTTCTTTTCTCAGACCAATACCGAGCATCGCGAGAACGAGATCGTGTTTGTGCTGATCCCGCATATCATTCGCGGACCGGAGGCATCGCGTTCCAACCTCGACATGCTCGATGTGGGAACGGCGAATGCTTTGGAGTTGCGTCGCAGTGGCAGCAAGCCGGCCGCGCCTGTGGCATCGCCAGCGCCAGTGCCAGCGCCAGCACCCAGTGCTCCGGCGCAGCAACAACCAATGCAGCAGGCTCCTGCGCCAACCGCTCAGGCTGCGCCCCCGGCACAACAGACGCCTTCTACCGAAACTGGAGCGGCGGGCTCATTCCTGTTTGATCCGCCCCTGTTGACGCAAGCGAAAGGCGCCACATTTACGGTGAATGTGATGGTGTCGGGCGGGCAAAACGTGTATTCCGTTCCGCTTCAGCTCAACTACGACGCCAACCAGTTGCAGGTGGTGAACGTTTCGAACGGCGGGTTCCTGTCGCAAGACGGACAAGCGGTCGCGCTCGTCCATCGCGACGATCCATCGACGGGAACGTTGCAGGTCACGGCGACCCGGCCACCGGGGGCGGGCGGAGTCTCGGGTCAAGGCGCGGTGGTGACGCTGACCTTCATGGCCAAGGCGCCCGGACAGTCTCAATTGACCATCACGCGGGGTGGTGCACGCGATCCTGCGATGCAAGCCATTGCGATGAGTGGAGCGCAGGCTGCCGTTACGGTGCAATGA
- the smpB gene encoding SsrA-binding protein SmpB: MTRQNTHQTRPTPEKNPRREPTASGDRDAAVNRNASHNYFLLDKFEAGMVLTGTEVKAIRDGMANLKDSYGLIKDNELWLLNCHINPYEHGSYTNHAATRTRKLLVHSEEIKKLIGKTQQKGLTLIPTRMYFKNGRVKIELALARGKQQWDKRETERRRTADKEAREAIVRSRKS; this comes from the coding sequence ATGACTCGACAGAACACTCATCAAACGCGTCCCACCCCAGAGAAAAATCCCCGCCGCGAGCCCACCGCGTCTGGGGATCGCGATGCCGCTGTCAACAGGAACGCTAGCCACAACTATTTCTTGCTCGACAAATTTGAGGCAGGAATGGTTCTTACTGGCACCGAAGTCAAGGCCATCCGCGATGGCATGGCTAATTTGAAAGACTCCTACGGCCTGATCAAGGACAACGAACTCTGGTTGCTGAACTGCCACATCAACCCATACGAACACGGCAGTTACACCAACCACGCGGCCACGCGCACTCGCAAACTGCTGGTTCATTCAGAAGAGATCAAGAAGCTGATTGGGAAGACCCAGCAGAAGGGTCTAACCCTGATTCCCACTCGCATGTACTTCAAGAACGGCCGCGTGAAAATCGAACTGGCTCTGGCTCGCGGAAAACAGCAGTGGGACAAGCGTGAAACCGAACGCCGCCGAACGGCTGACAAAGAGGCGCGGGAAGCCATTGTACGAAGCCGGAAGAGCTGA
- a CDS encoding choice-of-anchor D domain-containing protein: MKKRFCQAHCAVLCLTAMLFLVVSTLAVAQASKVQVYKELKHDTSLPLSELVRMTPEQANPFSPRVLDILPTGHDAPANFTQAPDAALQDQVLPPVSATVGLNFEGLGLGTPGFGICCAPPDTNGAVGATQYVQWVNLSFAVYNKATGAKVAGPTPGNALWAGFGGTCQTANSGDPIVQYDKIANRWVLTQFQVNSQPFLQCVAVSTTSDATGTYNRYSFSFANQFNDYPKMGVWPDAYYISFNNFLNGQTFTGPNACAMDRSAMLAGTAATIQCFQQGPSFSTLLPSDMDGTIQPTAGEPGFFVDFGANRLNLWKFHVDFAHPANSTFTGPAALTVANFTAGCNRTCVPQPGTTNRLDMLGDRMMYRLAYRKFADGHESLVTSHTITTGYRWYELRDPNGTPTVFQQGTFAPDASTRWMGSIAMDQSGNIGMGYTLGSATIFPSVFFTGRVPSDAAGTMETEQVIVNGAGSQTSPTRWGDYSAMTVDPADDCTFWYTQEYSAVTGSFSWNTRIANFKFNGCGGGGGGPQVSLTPALLKWGKIFVGVKSGAKTVTLTNVGNATLNISSITTSGDFAQKIVAKSCKATVAPGASCLIKVTFTPTQLGVRTGTLSVNDDAPNTPQTVSLTGQGK, encoded by the coding sequence ATGAAGAAGAGGTTCTGCCAGGCCCATTGTGCGGTGCTCTGTCTCACCGCGATGTTGTTCCTAGTTGTATCGACCCTAGCCGTCGCTCAAGCCAGCAAGGTTCAGGTGTACAAAGAACTGAAACACGACACTTCGTTGCCCTTGTCGGAACTGGTGCGCATGACGCCTGAACAGGCGAATCCGTTTTCGCCGCGAGTTCTCGATATCCTGCCGACCGGTCACGATGCACCTGCCAATTTCACGCAAGCTCCGGATGCGGCCCTGCAGGATCAAGTACTTCCTCCTGTTTCCGCAACCGTAGGCCTGAATTTTGAGGGTTTGGGACTCGGCACCCCTGGTTTCGGGATCTGCTGTGCACCGCCTGACACCAACGGAGCGGTGGGCGCGACTCAATATGTGCAGTGGGTCAATCTCTCCTTCGCGGTTTACAACAAGGCGACCGGTGCCAAGGTGGCTGGACCAACTCCCGGCAACGCTCTCTGGGCCGGTTTTGGCGGCACATGTCAGACGGCGAACAGCGGCGATCCGATTGTGCAGTACGACAAGATCGCAAATCGCTGGGTTCTGACTCAGTTCCAGGTCAATTCCCAACCTTTCCTGCAGTGCGTTGCTGTATCGACTACTTCGGATGCGACCGGAACCTATAACCGCTACTCATTTTCCTTCGCCAACCAGTTCAACGACTATCCGAAGATGGGTGTATGGCCTGACGCGTACTACATCTCGTTCAACAACTTTCTGAACGGCCAGACTTTCACCGGCCCGAATGCTTGCGCGATGGATCGCAGTGCGATGCTGGCAGGTACGGCGGCTACGATTCAGTGCTTCCAGCAAGGCCCCTCCTTCAGCACCTTGTTGCCTTCCGACATGGACGGCACGATACAGCCGACCGCTGGCGAACCTGGCTTCTTCGTCGACTTCGGAGCGAATCGTCTCAACCTCTGGAAGTTCCACGTGGACTTCGCTCACCCCGCAAATTCCACCTTCACAGGTCCAGCCGCTCTGACAGTGGCCAACTTCACCGCCGGCTGCAACCGCACGTGCGTACCGCAGCCTGGAACCACTAACCGGTTGGATATGCTCGGCGATCGCATGATGTATCGTCTGGCTTATCGCAAATTTGCTGATGGTCACGAGTCACTGGTGACCAGCCACACCATCACCACTGGCTATCGCTGGTACGAACTGCGCGATCCCAACGGCACGCCCACGGTGTTCCAGCAGGGCACGTTCGCACCCGACGCCAGCACTCGCTGGATGGGTAGCATTGCCATGGATCAGAGCGGCAACATTGGCATGGGATACACGCTGGGAAGCGCCACTATCTTCCCGTCCGTGTTCTTCACTGGACGCGTTCCCTCCGACGCTGCTGGCACGATGGAAACCGAGCAGGTTATCGTCAACGGAGCGGGTTCACAGACCAGCCCAACCCGTTGGGGTGACTACAGCGCCATGACGGTGGACCCCGCTGACGACTGCACTTTCTGGTACACGCAGGAATACAGCGCGGTCACCGGCAGCTTCTCCTGGAATACCCGCATCGCCAACTTCAAGTTCAACGGTTGCGGTGGCGGGGGCGGCGGTCCGCAGGTCTCTCTCACTCCGGCGTTGTTGAAGTGGGGCAAAATCTTCGTGGGCGTGAAGAGCGGTGCTAAAACCGTTACCCTCACCAACGTTGGAAATGCCACACTCAACATCAGCAGCATCACCACCAGCGGCGACTTTGCGCAGAAGATCGTTGCCAAGTCTTGTAAAGCTACGGTTGCCCCCGGTGCCAGCTGCTTGATCAAGGTGACTTTCACCCCAACTCAACTTGGAGTGCGTACCGGAACGTTGTCTGTCAACGACGATGCTCCCAACACACCCCAAACCGTCAGCCTGACGGGACAGGGCAAGTAG
- a CDS encoding choice-of-anchor D domain-containing protein: MSSSSTRCFRTISQAVFCLAVFATSVFGQSTMRVIRESKHDVSLPLAELGRMTPAQPNPFSPRLLKVLPTKPVLAAPQYEVADAALQEQMLTPMAATIGLNFEGLGQSQYGFVVQAAPPDTNGAVGATQYVQWVNLEYAVFDKATGALTAGPFQGNSIWAGFGGQCQTSNDGDPIVQYDKIANRWILTQFAVSSTPYLQCVAVSTTSDATGSYNRYAFSFGNSFPDYPKLGVWPDAYYISFNMFGPVNFLGADACAMDRNKMLAGLPATIVCFQQNTGVDSLLPSDMDGLIQPAQGEPAFFADFGTNSLRLWKFHVDFATPANSTFTGPTTLAVANFNPLCGGGTCVSQPGTTQKLDSLADRLMYRLAYRKFTDGHEALVANHAITTGTRWYEIRNPNGTPSVFQQGTYAPDSSTRWMGSIAMDQSGDIALGYSVASGSVFPSIAFTGRFAGDALGTMQAEQSIVAGTGSQTNLVRWGDYSAMTVDPVDDCTFWYTQEYIKATGSFNWNTRIANFKFDTCGGSGGGGTAILSTTLLKFAKTPIGQSSAPLSVTLSNTGTGPLNLFSVTASGDYQISNNTCSTTVDAGTSCIVSVTFTPTKKNARTGTLTFSDDAPNSPQTVTLKGTGQSLALSPTALNFGTLTVGNTSSPQDVTVTNVGSTAVTFTGFAFAGGAAGDYLIAGNTCGTTIAPGATCAVSVGFKPTKKGARNAKLNIKNNGGGSPSTATVTGIGN; encoded by the coding sequence ATGAGCAGTAGTTCGACCCGTTGTTTCCGCACGATCAGCCAGGCTGTATTTTGCCTCGCGGTGTTCGCCACTTCGGTGTTTGGTCAGTCCACCATGCGCGTAATCCGCGAGTCGAAACATGACGTGTCTCTCCCGCTGGCGGAACTGGGAAGAATGACTCCGGCTCAGCCCAATCCCTTTTCTCCGCGACTGCTGAAGGTACTCCCGACCAAGCCAGTCCTTGCGGCACCGCAATATGAGGTCGCGGACGCTGCCCTTCAGGAACAGATGCTCACACCCATGGCTGCAACGATCGGTCTTAACTTTGAAGGACTGGGGCAGAGCCAGTACGGATTTGTCGTCCAGGCGGCCCCGCCCGACACCAATGGAGCCGTTGGAGCAACCCAGTATGTGCAGTGGGTGAATCTCGAATACGCCGTCTTCGACAAAGCCACTGGAGCGCTGACTGCAGGCCCGTTCCAGGGCAATTCCATTTGGGCTGGCTTTGGCGGACAGTGCCAGACCAGCAATGACGGCGATCCGATCGTGCAATACGACAAGATTGCCAATCGCTGGATTCTCACCCAGTTCGCCGTTAGCAGTACTCCCTACTTGCAGTGTGTTGCGGTATCCACCACCAGTGACGCGACCGGAAGCTACAACCGCTACGCGTTCTCATTCGGCAACAGTTTTCCTGACTATCCCAAACTCGGCGTGTGGCCGGACGCATATTACATTTCCTTCAACATGTTCGGCCCCGTCAACTTTCTGGGCGCCGATGCCTGCGCCATGGATCGCAACAAGATGCTGGCCGGCCTGCCCGCGACCATCGTCTGCTTTCAGCAAAACACTGGGGTCGACAGCCTGCTGCCCTCCGATATGGACGGACTCATTCAGCCCGCACAGGGAGAGCCCGCGTTTTTCGCAGACTTCGGCACGAATAGCTTGCGGCTGTGGAAGTTTCACGTGGATTTCGCCACTCCTGCAAACTCCACATTCACGGGACCCACGACGCTGGCGGTTGCGAACTTCAACCCACTCTGCGGCGGCGGCACTTGCGTTTCTCAGCCTGGAACCACGCAAAAATTAGACTCTCTCGCAGATCGCCTGATGTACCGTCTCGCATACCGCAAGTTCACTGACGGACACGAAGCGCTGGTTGCGAACCATGCCATCACCACCGGCACGCGCTGGTACGAAATACGCAACCCCAATGGCACGCCCTCAGTCTTCCAGCAGGGCACCTACGCACCTGACTCCAGCACTCGCTGGATGGGCAGCATCGCCATGGATCAGTCGGGCGATATCGCGCTTGGGTACAGCGTTGCCAGCGGATCCGTATTCCCCTCGATAGCATTTACCGGACGTTTTGCGGGAGACGCACTCGGCACCATGCAAGCGGAGCAGTCGATCGTTGCTGGAACGGGCTCGCAGACCAATCTCGTGCGTTGGGGCGACTACAGTGCCATGACCGTCGATCCCGTCGACGACTGTACGTTCTGGTACACACAGGAGTACATCAAGGCTACGGGAAGTTTTAATTGGAATACGCGCATCGCCAATTTCAAGTTCGATACTTGCGGCGGGAGCGGTGGCGGTGGGACTGCGATCCTGTCGACGACCCTGTTGAAATTCGCCAAGACTCCAATCGGACAATCAAGCGCCCCTCTCAGTGTGACGCTCTCCAATACCGGCACCGGCCCCCTGAATCTGTTCAGCGTTACCGCGAGCGGAGACTACCAGATCTCAAATAACACCTGCTCGACAACCGTAGACGCAGGCACAAGCTGCATAGTCAGCGTCACCTTCACGCCGACCAAGAAAAACGCGCGCACCGGCACATTGACATTCTCGGACGATGCTCCCAATAGCCCGCAAACGGTGACTCTGAAGGGGACGGGACAATCACTGGCGCTCTCGCCCACAGCACTGAATTTCGGAACGCTGACGGTTGGCAACACGAGCTCTCCACAGGACGTAACCGTAACGAATGTCGGCAGTACAGCGGTGACGTTCACCGGATTCGCCTTTGCCGGGGGCGCCGCGGGAGACTATCTGATAGCCGGGAACACTTGCGGAACCACTATCGCTCCCGGAGCAACGTGCGCAGTCAGCGTGGGTTTCAAGCCGACCAAGAAGGGCGCCCGTAACGCGAAATTGAACATCAAGAACAACGGCGGCGGGAGTCCATCGACGGCGACCGTAACCGGCATCGGTAATTAG
- a CDS encoding CPBP family intramembrane metalloprotease — translation MTEAIVVDRPASNRALTWFGVAFSLLSMLVIRQVFRAIAPELGVALTLLREGCFFASGAALLWLVRRGENLPLRSIGIGTSPLWKSLAWGVVIAVACIVPAALIAQMTGYGHGAASKAFDKLPLWVVSIVVLRAGVVEELFFRGYVIERLQSLGFGRAAACIIPLAVFAVGHWTGGAANILIALVLGGILTGFYMWRRDLVSNMFGHFLVDFVANVLSALLA, via the coding sequence ATGACCGAAGCGATCGTAGTGGATAGGCCGGCGAGCAACCGGGCATTGACGTGGTTTGGCGTGGCATTTTCTCTGCTGTCGATGCTGGTGATCCGGCAAGTTTTTCGCGCCATTGCGCCCGAGCTGGGAGTCGCATTGACGCTGCTGAGGGAAGGCTGCTTTTTTGCCAGTGGGGCTGCTTTGCTCTGGCTGGTTCGTCGCGGAGAGAACCTGCCGCTGCGTTCGATTGGGATCGGCACTTCGCCACTTTGGAAGTCGCTGGCATGGGGTGTCGTGATCGCCGTTGCCTGCATTGTTCCTGCTGCTCTGATTGCGCAAATGACCGGTTACGGTCATGGCGCTGCGTCGAAGGCCTTCGACAAACTGCCCTTGTGGGTGGTTTCCATTGTTGTGCTGCGCGCGGGAGTGGTCGAGGAACTATTTTTCCGAGGATATGTGATTGAGCGGCTGCAGTCGCTGGGGTTCGGTCGTGCGGCGGCGTGCATCATTCCGCTGGCAGTGTTTGCGGTTGGTCATTGGACCGGTGGAGCGGCGAATATTCTCATCGCACTGGTGCTGGGTGGAATTCTGACGGGTTTCTATATGTGGCGCCGCGATCTTGTGTCGAACATGTTCGGACACTTCCTGGTGGATTTCGTTGCGAATGTCCTCTCCGCCTTGCTCGCATGA
- a CDS encoding leucyl aminopeptidase, whose translation MKINLFTSAPSLVETECLVAVVLDQGEKDKPAAVVACSDAAVHAATKEVITSPDVTGKTFETTLLYRPAGLKAKRLLLVGGGKAKNFSAAELRKVAGAAVRTLKGKSIRSFAFALPENAVSAAEGVRSVAEGAFVGDFDPDYYKSDRKDQKIDSLTIVASGDQSALEQALSVGRIVGESQNFTRDLVNEPSNRMTPTTMADRARKMAAEVGLKCETYDADKIKELKMGAFWGVAQGSDEPPALIVLRYEPAGAVDKVHLGLVGKGITFDTGGISIKPADGMEKMKYDMAGGATMIGVMRAIALLKPKVKVTAIVCATENMPSGKAQKPGDVQIAMSGKSIEIINTDAEGRLVLADGLCYARQLGCTHLVDAATLTGAVVVALGYVNAGIFASDDQMYDRFTQANKQAGEKMWRLPLDDEYKEVIKSNIADIVNSGGRWGGAISAAMFLKEFAEDTPWIHLDIAGTAWMEDTKPWIAKGPSGIAVRSLIEFVKGWAS comes from the coding sequence ATGAAAATCAATCTCTTTACCTCCGCCCCTTCCTTAGTGGAAACCGAATGCCTGGTCGCCGTTGTACTGGACCAGGGCGAAAAAGATAAACCGGCAGCCGTTGTCGCATGTAGCGATGCAGCCGTACACGCCGCCACCAAAGAAGTGATCACCAGCCCTGACGTCACGGGCAAGACTTTTGAAACTACTCTGCTCTATCGCCCGGCAGGACTGAAGGCGAAACGGCTGCTTCTGGTCGGTGGGGGCAAAGCAAAGAATTTCTCCGCAGCCGAACTGCGCAAGGTGGCGGGCGCGGCAGTGCGCACGCTCAAGGGCAAGAGCATTCGCAGCTTTGCCTTCGCACTTCCGGAAAACGCAGTCAGCGCAGCCGAAGGCGTGCGGTCGGTTGCCGAGGGCGCATTCGTGGGTGACTTCGATCCCGACTACTACAAGAGCGATCGCAAAGACCAGAAGATTGATTCCCTCACAATCGTCGCCAGCGGCGACCAGTCCGCGCTCGAACAAGCATTGAGTGTGGGACGCATTGTTGGTGAGTCGCAGAATTTCACTCGCGACCTGGTCAACGAACCGTCCAATCGTATGACGCCGACCACCATGGCCGACCGCGCCAGGAAGATGGCCGCGGAAGTCGGATTGAAATGCGAAACCTATGACGCTGACAAAATCAAAGAATTGAAGATGGGAGCATTTTGGGGAGTTGCCCAGGGATCGGATGAACCGCCGGCACTGATTGTTCTGCGTTATGAACCTGCCGGTGCGGTCGACAAGGTCCATCTCGGCCTGGTCGGCAAAGGCATCACGTTTGATACGGGTGGAATCTCGATCAAGCCCGCCGACGGCATGGAGAAAATGAAATACGACATGGCCGGCGGAGCCACCATGATCGGAGTCATGCGCGCGATCGCTCTGCTGAAACCGAAGGTCAAGGTTACAGCCATCGTGTGCGCGACCGAAAATATGCCGTCTGGAAAGGCCCAAAAACCGGGCGACGTGCAAATCGCCATGTCCGGCAAGTCGATCGAGATCATCAACACTGACGCCGAAGGCCGCCTTGTTCTCGCCGATGGCCTCTGCTATGCCCGCCAGCTAGGCTGTACCCACCTCGTCGACGCAGCCACGCTTACGGGCGCAGTCGTCGTCGCTCTCGGCTACGTAAACGCAGGCATCTTTGCCAGCGATGACCAGATGTACGATCGCTTCACGCAGGCCAATAAACAGGCAGGTGAAAAAATGTGGCGCCTGCCGCTCGATGACGAATACAAGGAAGTCATCAAGTCCAACATCGCCGATATCGTGAACTCCGGCGGTCGCTGGGGAGGCGCAATTTCCGCCGCCATGTTCCTGAAGGAATTTGCCGAGGACACTCCCTGGATCCACCTCGACATCGCCGGCACAGCCTGGATGGAAGACACCAAACCCTGGATCGCGAAGGGACCGTCGGGAATTGCAGTTCGAAGCCTGATTGAGTTTGTGAAAGGCTGGGCGAGCTGA
- a CDS encoding acyltransferase yields MTRPPKSGYLPTLDGWRAIAIFGVLVDHLVSYSELRHHPQIVAFTRTGPNGVSLFFAISGFLICSRLLEEQNACGKISLRGFYIRRACRILPPAILYLVVIGILALLGSIIVVPAEWWSSVFFFRNYLPKGWIRYGWGGYTVHYWSLAVEEHFYLLWPAVLVLLGKLRARWFALALAVAVAGWRMLDFREHWFDRVIPGLLFGSRTDVRLDALLLGCLAALLLDDASVRALFVGRFRPWMWILCVAGYVLMQVLHRVRTYSIWESGLLTLVVVGTVYHPEGWIGRLLESAVLRWVGRLSYGIYLWQQFFCIPTAGSRLVFLQRFPVNLIMIFLVSWLSYQIVERPFIRLGHRLAPPSSEGREDLASDAKQGISPTSPPEVEHS; encoded by the coding sequence GTGACCAGACCACCTAAAAGCGGATATCTGCCGACTCTCGACGGTTGGCGAGCGATCGCAATTTTTGGCGTGCTGGTCGACCATCTGGTGAGTTACTCGGAGTTGCGACATCACCCGCAGATCGTTGCGTTCACCCGCACTGGTCCAAACGGAGTGAGCCTCTTTTTTGCAATCAGTGGATTTCTAATCTGTTCTCGTCTGCTCGAGGAGCAGAATGCGTGTGGAAAGATCAGCCTGCGCGGTTTCTACATTCGCCGGGCTTGCCGTATTCTCCCACCTGCGATCCTTTACCTGGTGGTGATCGGGATTCTTGCCTTGCTTGGCTCCATTATTGTGGTGCCGGCGGAATGGTGGAGTTCCGTATTTTTCTTTCGCAACTACTTGCCGAAGGGTTGGATCCGCTATGGTTGGGGAGGGTACACGGTCCACTATTGGTCACTGGCTGTCGAGGAGCACTTTTACTTGCTCTGGCCGGCGGTGCTGGTGCTGCTTGGCAAGCTCCGGGCGCGGTGGTTTGCGCTTGCCCTTGCGGTTGCGGTAGCGGGTTGGAGAATGTTGGACTTTCGGGAACACTGGTTTGACCGCGTAATTCCTGGGTTATTGTTTGGTTCCCGCACCGACGTTCGGTTGGATGCGCTTCTATTGGGATGCCTGGCGGCGTTACTTCTCGATGATGCGTCGGTCCGCGCGCTATTTGTTGGACGCTTCCGGCCCTGGATGTGGATCCTGTGTGTAGCGGGCTACGTCCTCATGCAGGTCTTGCATCGTGTGCGTACTTACTCAATTTGGGAATCCGGTTTGCTGACCCTGGTCGTGGTTGGAACCGTCTACCATCCTGAGGGTTGGATTGGACGGTTGCTGGAGTCGGCCGTTTTACGATGGGTCGGACGCCTTTCGTATGGCATCTATCTTTGGCAGCAGTTTTTCTGCATTCCGACCGCTGGATCGAGACTGGTCTTTCTTCAGCGATTTCCCGTGAACCTGATCATGATCTTCCTGGTGTCGTGGCTCAGTTATCAGATTGTGGAACGTCCCTTTATTCGACTGGGACATCGGCTTGCGCCGCCTTCCAGCGAAGGTCGCGAAGATCTAGCTTCCGATGCGAAGCAGGGAATCTCGCCCACCTCGCCGCCTGAGGTAGAGCACTCGTAG